A portion of the Stigmatella aurantiaca DW4/3-1 genome contains these proteins:
- a CDS encoding tetratricopeptide repeat protein, giving the protein MLQTVSLTIALVLCFISEGLASDEKSDARLLEAQASFDEATKLRDLGKYSEALTQAEHALSLKEAVLGGTHPEVANCLNLVGNLYRLNGNLSHAEPLHQRALAIREDSLGNSHPDVASSLDSLANLYADQGVYGQAEPLYQRALAIYEASLGNSHPLVATALNNLATLYSDQGLYGRAEPLYQRALAIREASLGNSHPDVASSLASLATLYADQGVYGQAEPLYQRALAIREASLGNSHPLVATALNNLANLYADQGVYGQAEPLFRRALAIYEASFGSSHPLVATAFNNLANLYRNQGLYGRAEPLYQRALAIYEASFGSSHPLVATALNNLANLYADQGVYGQAEPLYQRALAIREASFGNSHPNVASSLNNLATLYADQGVYGRAEPLYQRALAIREASLGNSHPDVASSLNNLANIYRNQGLYGRAEPLYQRALAIHEASLGNSHPNVAASLDNLATLYSDQGLHGQAEPLYQRALAIRKASLGNSHPDVASSLNNLANLYSDQGVYGQAEPLFRRALAIYEASLGNSHPLVATALNNLANIYGNQGLYGRAEPLYQRALAIREASLGNSHPDVASSLDSLANLYADQGVYGQAEPLYQRALAIYEASLGNSHPLVATALNNLATLYSDQGLYGRAEPLYQRALAIREASLGNSHPDVASSLNNLATLYADQGVYGQAEPLYQRALAIREASLGNSHPDVALFLNNLANIYRNQGLYGRAEPLYQRALAIHEASLGNSHPLVATALNSLATLYTDQGLHGQAEPLFRRALAIRKASLGNSHPLVANSLNNLANIYRNQGLYGRVEPLYRRGLAIYEASLGNSHPDVALFLNNLANLYRDQGLYGRAEPLHQRALALREATLGTHHPLVAESLNELGKLRLAQHRLSDALPLFSRSFSISERRLRHEALDFSEVRLSTFLSYLRSGEQQFYALLRAHPQDARVQRLALSASLLLKGRSISETATISRTLYRSLSPEDRDVLERLQGLRTQLAALSLSGPGALPSDAYQQRLQSLAQEGDSIEADLAKRSASLRALSSLPSPDDIVSNVAASLPKDAALVEFIVYVDSPLVPKPGTPLAKTPRQERYLALVLLPDASTRAVDLGPAVPIDQAASRLRDALAEREVSFQSTSQQLYQLAFRPLLAQLGTTRRLFLSPDGQLNLIPFSALHDGEGFLLDSFDFTYLTSGRELLPSPLDSAPSSSVFVLADPDFTSPSLSAPSGAPPSSTASLFPNALARFFADPPPDVTRSAWVPLPGTRLEAQGIQRLLPQAQLFLGSDASKERLLNLPTPGILHLATHGFFLGNSSSPPTSRGLAVVNSLGSPPPPQAEPLLNSGLALASARIAAPGTALSPQATLVTALELAGLNLWGTQLVVLSACDTGRGEIHLGQGVYGLRRAFMAAGAETVLVSLWKVNDNSTHLLMEFYYRNLLAGQGRAFALREAMLSLRATHPHPHAWAPFIVLGSDAPLRAITPARPWTPKPELRMTQSRWDITPREQPLGMRNPLNGAYHPPDR; this is encoded by the coding sequence ATGCTTCAGACCGTCAGCTTGACGATTGCGCTAGTTCTTTGCTTCATATCAGAAGGCCTGGCCAGCGACGAGAAGTCAGATGCACGGCTGCTAGAAGCTCAGGCGAGCTTCGACGAGGCAACAAAGCTCAGGGACTTGGGCAAGTATTCTGAGGCCCTTACCCAAGCTGAGCACGCGCTCTCGCTCAAGGAGGCCGTGCTTGGCGGTACACATCCAGAAGTTGCCAATTGCCTAAATCTGGTAGGGAACCTTTATCGACTGAACGGGAATTTGTCCCATGCCGAACCCCTCCACCAACGGGCTCTGGCCATCCGCGAGGATTCCCTCGGCAACAGCCATCCCGACGTAGCCTCCTCTCTCGACAGCCTCGCCAACCTCTACGCTGACCAGGGGGTGTATGGCCAAGCCGAGCCCCTCTACCAGCGGGCTCTGGCCATTTACGAGGCCTCCCTCGGCAACAGCCATCCCCTCGTCGCCACCGCCCTCAACAACCTGGCCACCCTCTACTCTGACCAGGGGTTGTATGGCCGGGCCGAGCCCCTCTACCAGCGGGCTCTGGCCATCCGCGAGGCCTCCCTCGGCAACAGCCATCCCGATGTCGCCTCCTCCCTCGCCAGCCTCGCCACCCTCTACGCTGACCAGGGGGTGTATGGCCAAGCCGAGCCCCTCTACCAGCGGGCTCTGGCCATCCGCGAGGCCTCCCTCGGCAACAGCCATCCCCTCGTTGCCACCGCCCTCAACAACCTGGCCAACCTCTACGCTGACCAAGGGGTGTATGGCCAAGCCGAGCCCCTCTTCCGGCGGGCCCTGGCCATTTACGAAGCCTCTTTCGGCAGCAGCCATCCTCTCGTCGCCACCGCCTTCAACAACCTCGCCAACCTCTACAGAAACCAGGGGTTGTATGGCCGGGCCGAGCCCCTCTACCAGCGGGCCCTGGCCATTTACGAAGCCTCTTTCGGCAGCAGCCATCCTCTCGTCGCCACCGCCCTCAACAACCTGGCCAACCTCTACGCTGACCAGGGGGTGTATGGCCAAGCCGAGCCCCTCTACCAGCGGGCTCTGGCCATCCGCGAGGCCTCCTTCGGCAACAGCCATCCCAATGTTGCCTCCTCCCTCAACAACCTGGCCACCCTCTACGCTGACCAGGGGGTGTATGGCCGGGCCGAGCCCCTCTACCAGCGGGCTCTGGCCATCCGCGAGGCCTCCCTCGGCAACAGCCATCCCGATGTCGCCTCCTCCCTCAACAACCTGGCCAACATCTACAGAAACCAGGGGTTGTATGGCCGGGCCGAGCCCCTCTACCAAAGGGCTCTGGCCATTCACGAGGCTTCCCTCGGCAACAGCCATCCCAATGTTGCCGCCTCCCTCGACAACCTCGCCACCCTCTACTCTGACCAGGGGTTGCATGGCCAAGCCGAGCCCCTCTACCAGCGGGCTCTGGCCATCCGCAAAGCCTCCCTCGGCAACAGCCATCCCGATGTCGCCTCCTCCCTCAACAACCTGGCCAACCTCTACTCTGACCAGGGGGTGTATGGCCAAGCCGAGCCCCTCTTCCGGCGGGCTCTGGCCATTTACGAGGCCTCCCTCGGCAACAGCCATCCCCTCGTCGCCACCGCCCTCAACAACCTCGCCAACATCTACGGAAACCAGGGGTTGTATGGCCGGGCCGAGCCCCTCTACCAAAGGGCTCTGGCCATCCGCGAGGCCTCCCTTGGCAACAGCCATCCCGACGTAGCCTCCTCTCTCGACAGCCTCGCCAACCTCTACGCTGACCAGGGGGTGTATGGCCAAGCCGAGCCCCTCTACCAGCGGGCTCTGGCCATTTACGAGGCCTCCCTCGGCAACAGCCATCCCCTCGTCGCCACCGCCCTCAACAACCTGGCCACCCTCTACTCTGACCAGGGGTTGTATGGCCGGGCCGAGCCCCTCTACCAGCGGGCTCTGGCCATCCGCGAGGCCTCCCTCGGCAACAGCCATCCCGATGTCGCCTCCTCCCTCAACAACCTCGCCACCCTCTACGCTGACCAGGGGGTGTATGGCCAAGCCGAGCCCCTCTACCAGCGGGCTCTGGCCATCCGCGAGGCCTCCCTCGGCAACAGCCATCCCGATGTCGCCCTATTCCTCAACAACCTGGCCAACATCTACAGAAACCAGGGGTTGTATGGCCGGGCCGAGCCCCTCTACCAGCGGGCTCTGGCCATTCACGAGGCTTCCCTCGGCAACAGCCATCCCCTCGTCGCCACCGCCCTCAACAGCCTGGCCACCCTCTACACTGACCAGGGGTTGCATGGCCAAGCCGAGCCCCTCTTCCGGCGGGCCCTGGCCATCCGCAAGGCCTCCCTCGGCAACAGCCATCCCCTCGTCGCTAACTCCCTCAACAACCTCGCCAACATCTACAGAAATCAGGGGTTGTATGGCCGGGTCGAGCCCCTCTACCGGCGAGGCCTGGCCATTTACGAGGCCTCCCTCGGCAACAGCCATCCCGATGTCGCCCTATTCCTCAACAACCTGGCCAACCTCTACAGAGACCAGGGGTTGTATGGCCGGGCCGAGCCCCTCCACCAACGCGCGCTCGCTCTTCGAGAGGCAACTCTCGGCACCCATCACCCTCTCGTTGCTGAATCACTTAACGAACTCGGCAAACTTCGCTTGGCCCAGCATCGTCTCTCTGACGCTTTGCCTCTCTTCTCTCGCTCCTTCTCCATCTCCGAGCGGCGCCTGCGCCATGAGGCCCTCGACTTCTCCGAGGTCCGACTTTCCACATTTCTTTCCTATCTGCGTTCTGGTGAGCAGCAGTTCTATGCCCTGCTGCGCGCCCACCCTCAGGATGCCCGCGTTCAACGATTGGCCCTCAGCGCCTCTCTGCTTCTCAAGGGCCGCTCCATCTCGGAGACTGCCACCATTTCTCGTACCCTCTACCGCAGCTTGAGCCCCGAAGACCGAGATGTCCTTGAGCGCCTCCAGGGGTTGCGTACCCAACTGGCCGCTCTATCCCTCTCGGGCCCAGGCGCTCTTCCTTCAGACGCCTACCAACAGCGCCTCCAGTCCCTCGCGCAAGAGGGCGACTCGATCGAAGCGGACCTGGCCAAACGCTCCGCATCCCTTCGCGCGCTCTCCTCCCTTCCTTCACCCGATGACATTGTCTCCAACGTCGCCGCCTCTCTTCCCAAGGACGCCGCGCTCGTTGAATTCATCGTCTACGTGGACAGCCCTCTCGTCCCTAAACCCGGGACGCCTCTCGCGAAGACACCCCGTCAGGAACGCTACCTGGCCTTGGTTCTTTTGCCGGATGCCTCCACTCGTGCCGTGGACCTGGGCCCTGCCGTCCCGATTGACCAAGCCGCCTCTCGCCTTCGCGACGCCTTGGCCGAGCGTGAGGTCTCCTTTCAATCCACCTCACAACAGCTCTACCAGCTTGCCTTCCGGCCTCTGCTTGCCCAGTTGGGCACTACCCGCCGCCTCTTCCTCTCTCCCGATGGCCAGCTCAACCTCATCCCCTTTTCCGCGCTGCATGACGGCGAGGGCTTCCTGTTGGATTCCTTCGACTTCACCTACCTCACCTCTGGCCGTGAACTGCTGCCCAGTCCTTTGGATAGCGCTCCTTCCTCCTCCGTCTTCGTACTCGCTGACCCAGACTTCACCTCTCCCTCGCTTTCTGCACCTTCCGGCGCTCCGCCATCCTCCACCGCTTCACTGTTCCCTAACGCGCTGGCGCGCTTCTTCGCCGATCCGCCCCCAGACGTGACCCGAAGTGCTTGGGTCCCCCTGCCGGGTACCCGGTTGGAGGCCCAAGGCATCCAACGCCTTCTGCCACAGGCCCAGCTCTTCCTCGGCTCCGACGCTTCCAAGGAACGGCTTCTGAACCTGCCCACTCCGGGCATTCTCCACCTGGCCACCCACGGCTTCTTCCTCGGCAATTCCTCCTCTCCCCCCACTTCTCGTGGCTTGGCCGTCGTCAATTCCTTGGGCAGCCCACCTCCTCCCCAGGCGGAGCCTCTGCTCAACTCTGGACTCGCCCTGGCAAGCGCCCGCATCGCGGCCCCGGGCACCGCCCTTTCTCCCCAAGCCACCCTGGTCACGGCACTGGAACTGGCGGGGCTGAATCTCTGGGGCACTCAGCTCGTCGTCCTGTCCGCTTGCGACACGGGCCGCGGCGAGATTCACCTCGGCCAAGGCGTCTATGGCCTTCGCCGCGCGTTCATGGCCGCCGGCGCTGAAACCGTGCTCGTGAGTCTCTGGAAGGTCAATGACAACTCCACTCACCTTCTCATGGAATTCTACTACCGCAACCTCTTGGCGGGACAAGGCCGCGCCTTCGCCCTGCGCGAGGCCATGCTCTCTCTGCGGGCGACCCATCCCCATCCCCATGCTTGGGCTCCCTTCATCGTCTTGGGCAGCGATGCCCCCCTGCGCGCCATCACGCCTGCTCGTCCTTGGACACCGAAGCCGGAGCTGAGGATGACCCAGTCACGTTGGGACATCACTCCGAGGGAACAGCCCCTTGGAATGCGCAACCCTCTGAACGGCGCTTACCATCCCCCAGATCGCTGA
- a CDS encoding transposase zinc-binding domain-containing protein: protein MLAHGFARVRGESGKYAFLVAFSCKGQGVCPSCNAKRAHVTAVHLVEQVLPHVPYRQWTLSFPHRVRWVLLKDVGLLSDVLTLFLRAGARPAATEGTAAGPTGWATGGCACWRTEGPCPRKGPRTRCRHTRRTPCSAKVRPFLLPQAGAEPGQEEESPAFAATVEEPLEGAHTPFGLGRAAEKDVRPGCVGMLEEWRQAEGCWRP from the coding sequence GTGCTGGCGCACGGCTTCGCGCGGGTGCGCGGCGAGAGTGGCAAGTACGCGTTTCTCGTCGCCTTCTCGTGCAAGGGACAAGGGGTGTGTCCCTCCTGCAACGCGAAGCGAGCGCACGTAACGGCAGTGCACTTGGTGGAGCAGGTGCTGCCGCATGTGCCCTACCGGCAGTGGACGCTGTCCTTTCCGCATCGGGTGCGGTGGGTGCTGCTCAAGGACGTGGGGCTCCTCTCGGACGTCCTCACCCTCTTCCTGCGCGCGGGGGCACGCCCTGCAGCGACGGAGGGCACGGCGGCAGGGCCTACGGGGTGGGCCACCGGGGGCTGCGCCTGCTGGAGAACAGAGGGGCCCTGCCCGCGCAAGGGCCCGAGGACGCGCTGCAGACATACCAGGCGCACTCCCTGCAGCGCGAAAGTGCGTCCATTTCTGCTCCCTCAAGCAGGGGCGGAGCCGGGGCAGGAGGAGGAGAGCCCCGCCTTTGCCGCGACGGTGGAGGAGCCTTTGGAAGGAGCGCACACCCCGTTTGGACTGGGCCGGGCTGCTGAAAAGGACGTTCGCCCTGGATGTGTTGGCATGCTTGAGGAGTGGAGGCAGGCTGAAGGGTGTTGGCGTCCGTGA